Proteins encoded together in one Thermoplasmatales archaeon BRNA1 window:
- a CDS encoding putative methanogen marker protein 4 encodes MGGELPDVKVGIGCAPDSKFVEVSVRAMNNPNVTIYSDPQKLADDLASGKIDAAVRGDMSSSKLLPLIKQALNLDHLDRIVMYGIRDKVVLSAPVGIDEGWTVEDKAYMARASVALLKKLGVDSPRIAVMSGGRSEDMGRNENVDRTIRDAEEVTGLLVSEGYDAYHAQILIEDAVDDADVIIAPDGISGNIIFRVLHFIGDVPAFGAPVINTDKVFVDTSRVKTDYSDSITLAMKLAGLRQ; translated from the coding sequence AGGTCAGCGTACGCGCAATGAACAACCCCAATGTGACCATCTACAGCGACCCCCAGAAGCTCGCCGACGATCTCGCATCCGGGAAGATAGATGCCGCCGTGCGCGGGGACATGTCCTCATCGAAGCTCCTGCCCCTCATCAAGCAGGCCCTCAATCTGGACCACCTCGACAGGATCGTCATGTACGGCATCCGCGACAAGGTCGTCCTCTCCGCACCCGTCGGTATCGACGAGGGCTGGACCGTGGAGGACAAGGCCTACATGGCAAGGGCGTCGGTCGCCCTGCTGAAGAAACTGGGGGTGGACTCTCCCAGGATAGCAGTCATGTCCGGAGGACGCAGCGAGGACATGGGACGCAACGAGAACGTCGACAGGACGATCAGGGATGCCGAGGAGGTAACCGGCCTCCTGGTCAGCGAAGGCTACGACGCCTACCACGCGCAGATCCTCATCGAGGATGCGGTGGACGACGCGGACGTCATCATCGCGCCCGACGGCATCTCCGGCAACATCATCTTCAGGGTGCTCCACTTCATCGGGGACGTCCCCGCGTTCGGGGCTCCCGTCATCAACACCGACAAGGTCTTCGTGGACACCTCTAGGGTGAAGACCGACTATTCAGATTCCATCACGCTTGCAATGAAGCTCGCGGGGCTGAGACAATGA